The following proteins are co-located in the Shouchella hunanensis genome:
- a CDS encoding iron-siderophore ABC transporter substrate-binding protein, translated as MIKLNHSSKLFLFSTAMIAALAGCSDSSNDTSSDDTDATIDSESSTEEQIVIEHAFGETVLDSVPDRVATVQWGNQDVALALGVVPVGFSAANFGVQDDSGLLPWTAEKLEELGEEDPNVFQDTDGLDFEAIADSQPDVILAAYSGITEEDYNLLSEIAPVVAYPTSPWTTSWRDHVLMNAEGMGLKEQGEQLIEDTEQLIDEKLAEYPEIEGKTVAWVNFSATDMSNLHLYTPTDTRVAFLTEELNMEFPQEIKDELSNEEDFSLSLSAENADILNNVDVILGYGDDDLFEALQSDARLGQIPAIERGSVAFINGGSELGAAGTPNPLSISYTLDEYLELIGDALNQAEE; from the coding sequence ATGATTAAGCTTAACCACTCATCTAAACTATTTTTGTTTTCTACAGCAATGATTGCTGCACTAGCAGGTTGTTCAGATAGCTCTAATGACACGTCTTCAGACGATACAGATGCTACTATTGATAGCGAAAGCAGTACGGAAGAACAAATTGTCATTGAACATGCATTTGGAGAAACGGTACTTGACTCAGTACCTGACCGTGTTGCCACGGTGCAATGGGGGAACCAAGATGTAGCTTTAGCATTAGGTGTTGTGCCCGTTGGATTCTCTGCCGCCAATTTCGGTGTGCAAGATGACAGCGGTTTACTACCATGGACAGCAGAAAAGCTTGAAGAACTAGGTGAAGAAGATCCAAATGTTTTTCAAGACACAGATGGGCTAGACTTTGAGGCTATTGCTGATTCACAACCAGATGTTATACTCGCTGCTTACTCAGGTATTACAGAAGAAGATTACAATTTATTAAGTGAAATTGCGCCAGTTGTCGCTTATCCAACTTCTCCTTGGACAACGTCTTGGCGTGATCATGTGTTAATGAATGCAGAAGGTATGGGTTTGAAAGAACAAGGCGAGCAACTGATTGAAGATACAGAACAACTGATTGATGAAAAATTAGCTGAATATCCGGAAATTGAAGGGAAGACCGTTGCTTGGGTAAACTTCTCTGCAACAGATATGTCTAATTTACATTTATATACACCTACAGATACGCGGGTTGCATTTTTAACTGAAGAACTCAATATGGAATTTCCTCAAGAAATTAAAGATGAACTATCAAATGAAGAAGACTTTTCATTAAGTTTAAGTGCTGAGAATGCAGATATCCTTAATAATGTAGATGTTATTCTTGGTTATGGGGACGATGATTTATTTGAAGCGTTACAAAGTGATGCTCGTCTAGGACAAATCCCTGCTATTGAAAGAGGATCAGTGGCATTTATCAATGGTGGCTCTGAATTAGGAGCAGCAGGTACACCGAATCCACTGTCTATTTCTTATACACTTGATGAGTATTTAGAGTTAATTGGAGATGCGCTGAATCAGGCAGAGGAGTAA
- a CDS encoding FecCD family ABC transporter permease has translation MKKIQLGRKKRQFRWWAVNVTLFSTGVLLCGAMLMLGNTIYPANDVFRALLGEELGSINFAVNTIRFPRMLAGLFAGFAFGIAGNTFQTMLRNPLANPDVLGITAGSSAAALFCILVLQTSNSIVSIVAILAGLATVVLIYGLSRGRTFSVGRLILVGIGVQAMLSAVISYLLMRGAQEDLPSAMRWLSGSLNGAQLDAIYPLMLTVIICSPVVMLLSKHLSILELGEQSATSLGLNTDRTRVLLIFASVCMIALATATTGPIAFVAFLAGPIAKRLVGSGLSTVLPAGLVGVNLVLAADLVGQFAFEIRFPVGVITGMLGAPFLLYLLIRMNRKGSL, from the coding sequence ATGAAAAAGATTCAATTAGGACGTAAGAAAAGACAATTTCGCTGGTGGGCGGTCAATGTTACCTTATTTAGTACTGGTGTTTTACTTTGCGGCGCTATGCTGATGCTAGGTAATACGATTTATCCTGCAAATGACGTTTTTCGCGCTTTGTTAGGAGAAGAGCTGGGAAGTATAAATTTTGCAGTCAATACGATTCGATTTCCACGTATGCTTGCTGGTTTATTTGCTGGCTTTGCATTCGGTATTGCTGGTAATACGTTTCAGACAATGTTACGGAACCCATTAGCTAATCCTGATGTACTTGGGATTACCGCTGGATCTAGTGCTGCTGCATTATTTTGTATTCTTGTGCTACAAACGAGTAATAGCATTGTCTCGATTGTGGCCATTCTTGCTGGTCTCGCAACCGTTGTGTTGATCTATGGATTATCGAGAGGAAGAACGTTTTCAGTCGGACGACTTATTCTTGTTGGAATTGGTGTACAAGCAATGTTAAGTGCAGTCATCTCCTATTTACTAATGAGAGGGGCGCAAGAAGATCTTCCTTCAGCAATGCGTTGGTTAAGCGGAAGTTTAAACGGTGCACAACTAGACGCTATCTATCCACTCATGTTAACGGTTATCATTTGTTCACCTGTTGTCATGTTGTTAAGTAAGCATTTGAGCATTTTGGAATTAGGAGAGCAGTCCGCTACATCCCTTGGATTAAATACAGACCGTACGCGCGTGTTGCTTATTTTTGCGTCAGTTTGCATGATTGCACTAGCTACGGCCACAACAGGTCCAATTGCATTCGTAGCATTTTTGGCTGGTCCAATCGCTAAACGCCTAGTTGGTTCAGGTCTTTCAACGGTTCTTCCAGCAGGGCTAGTAGGGGTAAACTTAGTGTTAGCTGCAGACTTGGTTGGCCAATTTGCGTTTGAAATTCGCTTTCCCGTGGGAGTGATTACGGGTATGTTGGGAGCGCCATTCCTGCTTTATTTACTTATACGTATGAACCGGAAGGGAAGTTTATAA
- a CDS encoding sodium-dependent transporter has translation MSTKQQWSSKLGFLYATAGSAIGLGAIWKFPYIAGTSGGGAFFVLFLLFTLLIGVPLLIGEYMLGRHSQADAVTTFKQMAPTSAFRFTGWLGVVTCFLILSFYSVIGGWSILYLGSSLSGQLHSLDADGYAKRFGELIASPYLAVGAQAIFLALAAGIVSKGVQKGIEKASKWMIPILFILLLILAGYSLTLDGAQEGLRFLFSPDWSTVSNDVVLFALGQSFFALSLGVSIMITLSSYASKQQDLPLSAITLGGMNILVAMLAGIMIFPGVFTFQLEPTEGPTLIFAAVPTIFSQIPYGQVLVVLFFILFFFAALSTAFSLLEIVVAAFIKKDASKRRQVSWTVALLVLVMGIPSTLSFGVMSELNLFGMPFFDLIDYTVSNILMPIGALIISLFLLFKVPKSVLKKEFRQGSMFGRKLFVIWYSVMVLIVPVAITVVLIDQLFGLNVLSILTVLF, from the coding sequence ATGTCAACAAAGCAACAATGGTCCTCAAAGTTAGGGTTTTTATACGCAACTGCCGGAAGTGCAATTGGACTCGGTGCAATATGGAAGTTCCCATATATTGCAGGCACAAGTGGTGGGGGCGCTTTTTTCGTGCTTTTTTTGCTGTTTACACTTTTAATTGGTGTTCCTCTGCTAATTGGTGAATATATGTTGGGGAGACATTCTCAGGCGGATGCTGTAACAACGTTTAAACAAATGGCACCTACATCAGCGTTTCGTTTTACTGGATGGCTAGGTGTGGTGACTTGTTTTCTGATCCTGTCTTTTTACAGTGTTATTGGTGGTTGGTCCATTCTTTATTTAGGCTCGTCTCTTTCTGGACAACTACATTCATTAGATGCTGATGGGTACGCCAAACGTTTTGGTGAATTAATCGCAAGCCCTTATTTAGCAGTAGGTGCGCAAGCAATCTTTCTTGCTCTTGCTGCGGGTATTGTTTCAAAGGGTGTGCAAAAAGGAATTGAAAAAGCGAGTAAGTGGATGATACCGATTTTATTTATTCTCTTGCTTATTCTAGCTGGTTACTCATTGACATTGGATGGGGCTCAAGAAGGATTGAGGTTTTTATTTTCACCAGACTGGAGTACTGTATCAAATGACGTCGTTCTGTTTGCGTTAGGGCAGTCTTTTTTTGCTTTATCTCTTGGAGTGTCTATCATGATTACATTAAGTTCCTATGCATCAAAGCAACAAGATCTTCCACTATCAGCTATTACCCTTGGAGGAATGAATATTCTCGTTGCTATGCTTGCAGGTATTATGATCTTTCCAGGCGTGTTTACGTTTCAATTAGAACCTACTGAAGGGCCCACTCTTATTTTTGCAGCAGTACCAACCATTTTCTCACAAATACCGTATGGACAAGTGCTTGTCGTATTATTTTTCATTTTGTTTTTCTTTGCAGCTTTGAGCACAGCTTTTTCGCTATTAGAAATAGTAGTTGCAGCGTTTATAAAAAAAGATGCTAGCAAAAGACGTCAAGTCAGCTGGACTGTTGCTTTGCTTGTCTTAGTAATGGGTATTCCATCTACTTTATCGTTTGGCGTGATGAGTGAGCTTAATCTTTTCGGAATGCCCTTTTTTGACCTTATTGACTACACGGTATCTAATATTCTTATGCCAATCGGTGCATTGATCATTAGCCTATTTTTACTATTTAAAGTACCGAAATCGGTTTTAAAGAAGGAGTTCCGACAAGGCAGTATGTTTGGACGGAAACTATTTGTTATTTGGTATAGCGTGATGGTTTTGATTGTGCCAGTGGCGATTACAGTTGTGTTAATTGATCAATTGTTCGGTCTAAATGTACTATCTATTTTAACAGTCTTATTTTAA
- a CDS encoding FecCD family ABC transporter permease, which yields MVIGFLLAMLLVSVLSSVAFGSRVITWNELMSGLFFSDYDSYSASVVRERIPRTIFSLLCGAALGVSGALMQAVTRNPIADPSILGVNTGAALFVVAGLAFFNISTTNQYILFAIVGAMLTALFVYGIGSMGRAGATPLKLVLAGVATSAALSSIVSAIMLNRTYVMDQFRFWQVGSVGSGSWESISTFLPFLVVGLFVGILSASALNALALGDEVATGQGVRTGLLRITAAFAGVLLCGAATALAGPIGFIGLLSAHLIRLLLGADLRYIIPLSAIAGAVILTISDVAGRLIGSPGELEAGVITAFIGAPILILFAMRMKVRSL from the coding sequence ATGGTTATCGGCTTTTTACTAGCGATGCTACTTGTTAGCGTGCTTTCCTCTGTTGCTTTTGGCTCTCGTGTCATTACATGGAACGAATTAATGTCCGGCTTATTTTTCTCTGATTACGATTCTTATAGCGCAAGTGTCGTGCGAGAGCGAATACCACGGACAATTTTCAGTTTACTTTGTGGAGCGGCTCTCGGTGTATCAGGTGCACTCATGCAGGCCGTCACCCGGAATCCAATTGCTGATCCTAGTATTTTAGGTGTGAATACTGGGGCAGCCCTATTTGTTGTAGCGGGATTAGCCTTTTTTAATATAAGTACAACAAATCAATATATTTTGTTTGCGATTGTGGGTGCGATGCTCACAGCCCTATTTGTTTATGGAATTGGTTCAATGGGACGGGCAGGGGCCACGCCGCTAAAGCTTGTATTAGCAGGCGTAGCTACGAGTGCGGCACTTTCTTCTATCGTAAGTGCCATTATGCTGAATCGGACTTATGTGATGGATCAATTCCGCTTTTGGCAAGTGGGTAGTGTCGGATCGGGAAGTTGGGAATCCATTTCGACTTTCTTACCTTTTCTTGTTGTTGGACTTTTTGTAGGAATCCTTTCTGCTTCTGCATTAAATGCGCTAGCACTAGGTGATGAAGTCGCAACCGGACAAGGGGTTCGTACGGGGCTACTGCGCATAACAGCTGCATTTGCTGGCGTACTATTATGTGGGGCTGCTACTGCTTTAGCAGGCCCAATCGGGTTTATTGGACTATTGTCTGCTCACCTCATTCGTCTATTACTTGGCGCTGATTTACGCTATATTATTCCGCTTTCTGCCATTGCAGGAGCAGTTATTCTAACGATTTCCGATGTTGCTGGCCGCTTAATTGGCAGTCCTGGTGAACTTGAAGCCGGTGTCATTACTGCCTTTATAGGAGCACCTATTTTAATCTTATTTGCGATGCGCATGAAAGTACGTTCACTATGA
- a CDS encoding beta strand repeat-containing protein, with translation MSYFEECSNYQRFRRTSTNGRVLFNNSFPISITGATGATGATGIGLTGVVNYDPVLATNYQIGQVVIYEGGTYLVVSSPPSGIPSESNDYLLLAAPGNTGATGAGFEGTVPYDPARVFDYKIGQVVTFEGSAYIVNTTPPIGLPSTSSDYTLLVSRGATGIGFDSGIVDYNPTLVSDYAVGQLVSFRGSLYVVNTAPPTGEPGTSADYSLVAERGVTGATGVTGVTGPTGATGATGVTGATGVTGATGATGVTGATGVTGVTGATGVTGATGVTGATGVTGATGPTGVTGATGVTGATGVTGVTGVTGATGVTGATGVTGATGVTGVTGATGVTGATGITGVTGVTGVTGATGVTGVTGATGVTGVTGATGATGVTGATGVTGVTGVTGATGVTGATGATGATGPTGATGVTGATGVTGATGVTGVTGVTGVTGSTGVTGVTGATGVTGATGVTGATGVTGVTGATGVTGATGITGVTGVTGVTGATGVTGVTGATGVTGVTGATGATGVTGATGVTGVTGVTGATGVTGATGATGATGPTGATGVTGATGVTGATGVTGVTGVTGVTGSTGVTGVTGATGPTGSTGVTGATGPTGATGVTGATGVTGVTGATGVTGSTGPTGVTGVIGSTGATGVTGATGVTGVTGATGVTGATGVTGVTGATGVTGATGVTGSTGSTGVTGVTGSTGATGVTGATGITGATGVTGATGVTGATGVTGVTGATGVTGATGVTGATGVTGVTGVTGVTGATGVTGATGVTGVTGVTGATGVTGVTGATGVTGSTGVTGVTGATGVTGATGVTGATGATGATGPTGATGVTGATGATGVTGVTGVTGATGATGVTGATGATGATGVTGVTGVTGVTGSTGPTGVTGVTGVTGVTGVTGATGVTGANGVTGVTGATGVTGATGVTGATGVTGVTGATGVTGATGVTGATGVTGATGVTGATGVTGSTGPTGVTGVTGSTGATGVTGATGVTGVTGATGATGVTGATGVTGVTGATGVTGFTGVTGATGSTGPTGVTGATGVTGSTGVTGSTGVTGATGVTGPTGVTGATGVTGATGATGATGITGATGVTGSTGVTGATGVTGATGVTGSTGVTGATGVTGATGVTGATGVTGATGPTGVTGATGVTGATGVTGVTGVTGVTGVTGATGVTGVTGATGATGATGVTGATGATGVTGATGATGVTGATGATGVTGATGVTGVTGVTGATGVTGVTGATGVTGVAGVTGVTGATGVTGATGVTGVTGVTGATGVTGVTGATGVTGVAGVTGVTGATGVTGATGVTGVAGVTGATGVTGVTGATGVTGVAGVTGVTGVTGATGVTGPTGVTGATGVTGVSSLQPFFNSNVQAQTVAAGGPINLLTPGAYSGFGFVPGIGLITIVTPGMYYISVGLNKAAGTTVGAVFGLTINGVASPSAPIACSDTGGLSLVIRVQNYNAGDTIQITNFSTFPVVLANAPNQANSAGHVTIHRYASGPSGTLITI, from the coding sequence TTGAGTTATTTTGAAGAGTGTTCAAATTATCAACGATTTAGGCGTACTTCAACAAACGGTAGAGTTTTATTTAATAATTCCTTTCCAATCAGTATAACAGGAGCCACTGGTGCAACCGGAGCAACTGGAATTGGATTAACGGGGGTTGTAAATTACGACCCTGTACTTGCTACAAATTATCAAATTGGTCAAGTTGTAATTTATGAAGGTGGGACGTATCTTGTAGTTAGTTCCCCACCATCAGGAATACCTAGCGAATCGAATGATTATTTACTGTTAGCGGCTCCAGGCAACACGGGGGCTACCGGTGCAGGCTTTGAAGGTACTGTGCCTTACGACCCTGCTCGTGTGTTTGACTATAAGATTGGTCAAGTTGTGACGTTCGAAGGTAGTGCTTACATAGTAAACACTACCCCACCAATTGGTTTGCCATCGACATCTTCTGATTACACTCTACTTGTTAGTAGAGGAGCAACAGGAATCGGATTTGATAGTGGGATAGTGGACTACAATCCAACACTTGTTTCAGACTATGCAGTTGGTCAGCTAGTAAGTTTTAGAGGAAGTCTGTATGTAGTAAACACGGCACCGCCGACAGGAGAACCAGGGACATCAGCGGACTATAGCTTAGTCGCAGAACGAGGCGTAACTGGAGCAACAGGAGTTACGGGTGTTACTGGTCCTACTGGAGCGACTGGGGCTACCGGAGTAACAGGAGCTACTGGAGTTACAGGAGCTACTGGAGCCACTGGCGTCACCGGTGCTACTGGGGTAACGGGAGTAACAGGAGCTACTGGGGTAACGGGAGCCACAGGTGTTACAGGAGCCACTGGCGTTACTGGAGCAACAGGTCCTACTGGAGTTACTGGTGCCACAGGTGTTACCGGGGCTACAGGAGTAACAGGAGTAACAGGAGTAACAGGAGCTACAGGTGTTACAGGAGCTACTGGAGTTACTGGTGCTACTGGAGTAACGGGAGTTACAGGAGCGACTGGAGTAACCGGAGCCACTGGCATTACTGGAGTTACTGGAGTTACTGGTGTTACAGGAGCGACTGGAGTAACTGGAGTTACTGGTGCTACAGGAGTAACGGGAGTTACAGGAGCTACAGGAGCCACTGGAGTAACCGGTGCTACTGGGGTAACGGGAGTAACTGGAGTTACTGGTGCCACTGGAGTTACAGGAGCTACTGGTGCCACCGGGGCTACTGGTCCTACTGGTGCCACTGGCGTCACTGGGGCTACTGGCGTCACTGGAGCAACAGGAGTTACGGGTGTTACAGGAGTAACAGGAGTAACAGGATCTACAGGGGTAACAGGAGTAACAGGAGCTACAGGTGTTACAGGAGCTACTGGAGTTACTGGTGCTACTGGAGTAACGGGAGTTACAGGAGCGACTGGAGTAACCGGAGCCACTGGCATTACTGGAGTTACTGGAGTTACTGGTGTTACAGGAGCGACTGGAGTAACTGGAGTTACTGGTGCTACTGGAGTAACGGGAGTTACAGGAGCTACAGGAGCCACTGGAGTAACCGGTGCTACTGGGGTAACGGGAGTAACTGGAGTTACTGGTGCCACTGGAGTTACAGGAGCTACTGGTGCCACCGGGGCTACTGGTCCTACTGGTGCCACTGGCGTCACTGGGGCTACTGGCGTCACTGGAGCAACAGGAGTTACGGGTGTTACAGGAGTAACAGGAGTAACAGGATCTACAGGGGTAACAGGAGTTACAGGGGCTACAGGTCCTACCGGATCTACTGGAGTTACAGGAGCTACTGGTCCTACTGGAGCTACTGGCGTCACTGGAGCAACAGGAGTTACGGGTGTTACTGGTGCTACTGGGGTTACCGGATCTACTGGTCCTACGGGAGTAACGGGAGTTATCGGATCTACAGGAGCCACTGGAGTAACCGGTGCTACCGGGGTAACGGGAGTAACTGGAGCCACTGGTGTTACTGGTGCTACCGGGGTAACGGGAGTAACTGGAGCCACTGGAGTAACTGGTGCTACAGGGGTTACCGGATCTACTGGTTCTACGGGAGTAACGGGAGTTACCGGATCTACTGGAGCCACTGGAGTAACCGGAGCCACTGGCATTACTGGAGCTACTGGCGTCACCGGTGCTACTGGTGTTACAGGAGCAACAGGAGTTACTGGTGTTACAGGAGCCACTGGCGTCACCGGTGCTACTGGCGTAACTGGAGCAACAGGAGTTACGGGTGTTACTGGTGTTACAGGAGTAACAGGAGCTACCGGGGTAACGGGTGCCACTGGCGTTACAGGAGTTACTGGGGTAACCGGAGCTACTGGGGTAACTGGTGTTACTGGCGCTACAGGAGTAACAGGATCTACAGGGGTAACAGGTGTCACTGGAGCTACCGGTGTAACTGGAGCCACTGGCGTCACTGGGGCTACTGGGGCTACTGGCGCTACAGGACCTACTGGAGCCACTGGGGTTACCGGGGCTACAGGAGCGACTGGAGTAACAGGTGTTACTGGAGTAACAGGTGCTACTGGAGCTACTGGAGTAACAGGTGCTACAGGAGCTACTGGAGCTACTGGTGTAACTGGAGTTACTGGTGTTACTGGGGTTACCGGATCTACTGGTCCTACGGGAGTAACGGGAGTAACGGGAGTAACGGGAGTAACGGGAGTTACAGGAGCCACTGGAGTAACCGGTGCTAATGGGGTAACGGGAGTTACAGGAGCCACTGGAGTAACAGGTGCTACAGGAGTAACTGGAGCCACTGGTGTTACTGGCGTCACCGGCGCTACAGGAGTAACTGGAGCCACTGGTGTTACAGGAGCTACTGGTGTTACAGGAGCCACTGGTGTTACAGGAGCTACTGGGGTTACCGGATCTACTGGTCCTACGGGAGTAACGGGAGTTACCGGATCTACTGGAGCCACTGGTGTCACCGGTGCTACAGGGGTAACGGGAGTAACTGGTGCTACTGGTGCTACTGGTGTTACTGGAGCAACAGGGGTTACTGGAGTCACTGGTGCTACTGGTGTTACTGGGTTTACTGGTGTTACTGGTGCTACCGGATCTACTGGTCCTACGGGAGTAACGGGTGCTACTGGTGTTACTGGCTCTACTGGAGTAACAGGATCTACAGGGGTAACAGGTGCTACTGGTGTAACTGGTCCTACAGGAGTTACTGGTGCCACTGGTGTTACTGGGGCTACCGGGGCTACCGGAGCTACTGGCATTACCGGAGCTACTGGAGTAACAGGATCTACAGGGGTAACAGGAGCTACTGGGGTAACTGGCGCTACAGGAGTAACAGGATCTACAGGGGTAACAGGAGCTACTGGGGTAACTGGCGCTACAGGAGTAACCGGAGCCACTGGCGTTACTGGAGCGACTGGTCCTACAGGAGTAACCGGGGCTACTGGTGTCACCGGGGCTACTGGGGTAACGGGGGTAACGGGAGTAACGGGAGTAACTGGAGTAACTGGAGCTACTGGGGTAACGGGAGTCACTGGTGCTACTGGAGCTACTGGAGCTACTGGAGTCACTGGGGCTACTGGAGCTACTGGAGTCACTGGGGCTACTGGAGCTACTGGAGTCACTGGTGCTACTGGAGCGACTGGTGTTACTGGCGCTACAGGAGTAACCGGAGTCACTGGCGTCACCGGTGCTACTGGGGTAACGGGAGTAACGGGTGCTACTGGAGTTACTGGAGTTGCTGGAGTAACTGGAGTAACTGGAGCCACTGGTGTTACTGGCGCTACAGGAGTAACCGGAGTCACTGGCGTCACCGGTGCTACTGGGGTAACGGGAGTAACGGGTGCTACTGGAGTTACTGGAGTTGCTGGAGTAACTGGAGTAACTGGAGCCACTGGTGTTACTGGCGCTACAGGAGTAACCGGAGTCGCTGGCGTCACCGGTGCTACAGGGGTAACGGGAGTAACGGGTGCTACTGGAGTTACTGGAGTTGCTGGAGTAACTGGAGTAACTGGAGTAACTGGAGCCACTGGTGTTACAGGACCTACTGGAGTAACAGGTGCCACAGGTGTCACTGGAGTATCCTCACTTCAACCGTTTTTTAACAGTAATGTTCAAGCTCAAACGGTAGCAGCGGGTGGTCCTATAAATTTATTAACGCCTGGTGCATACTCAGGATTCGGATTCGTTCCAGGTATTGGTTTGATTACTATTGTAACACCAGGTATGTACTATATAAGTGTTGGTCTTAATAAAGCAGCGGGGACAACGGTAGGGGCGGTTTTTGGTTTAACAATAAACGGTGTTGCCTCACCGAGCGCTCCGATTGCTTGCTCTGATACAGGAGGGTTATCTTTAGTTATTCGAGTTCAAAATTACAATGCAGGGGATACAATTCAGATCACGAATTTCTCTACATTCCCAGTCGTCCTTGCTAATGCTCCAAACCAAGCTAATAGTGCAGGTCACGTAACCATTCATCGTTATGCAAGTGGACCATCTGGAACTTTAATTACAATTTAG
- a CDS encoding ABC transporter ATP-binding protein: MKGTHQFETKDIVAGYDGTTILNDVSLVVPNNKINVIIGANACGKSTLLKTMARLLKPDEGSITLDGKKIHDIPPKKLAKVLGLLPQSPIVPEGITVADLVGRGRFPHQSIFKGWSKKDYEAVTEAMDMMKITELANRNIDELSGGQRQRVWIAMALTQQTDILFLDEPTTFLDITYQVEILDLLTDLNRKHGTTIVMVLHDINLTARYADYIFALKQGRLIAEGLPGEVITSELIQEIFELKCDVIADPVSHTPLVVPKGRYHINV; the protein is encoded by the coding sequence ATGAAAGGAACTCACCAGTTTGAAACAAAAGACATTGTAGCAGGCTATGATGGGACAACCATTTTAAATGATGTCAGTTTAGTGGTACCAAACAACAAAATAAACGTTATTATTGGAGCGAACGCTTGCGGCAAATCGACCTTATTAAAAACGATGGCACGTTTATTAAAGCCGGATGAAGGTTCCATTACCCTTGATGGCAAAAAAATTCATGACATTCCCCCTAAAAAGTTGGCAAAAGTACTCGGTCTTTTACCGCAATCACCTATTGTTCCAGAAGGAATCACAGTAGCCGATCTTGTTGGTCGAGGAAGATTTCCTCATCAGTCCATCTTTAAAGGCTGGTCAAAAAAAGACTATGAAGCGGTTACGGAAGCAATGGACATGATGAAGATTACAGAGCTCGCTAATCGTAATATCGATGAATTGTCTGGAGGACAAAGGCAACGCGTTTGGATTGCAATGGCGTTAACGCAACAAACTGACATTTTGTTTCTTGATGAACCGACTACATTTTTGGATATTACGTACCAAGTGGAAATTCTTGATCTGCTAACGGACTTGAACCGTAAGCATGGAACGACAATTGTTATGGTTCTACATGATATTAACCTTACTGCCCGTTACGCTGATTATATCTTTGCTTTAAAACAAGGCCGTCTTATAGCAGAAGGCTTACCAGGGGAAGTCATCACGAGTGAACTTATCCAAGAAATCTTTGAATTAAAATGCGACGTAATTGCCGATCCTGTTTCACATACGCCTCTTGTTGTGCCAAAAGGTCGTTACCATATAAATGTTTAG
- a CDS encoding ABC transporter permease, translated as MIGLIQNELMKQNARISTWIMLIFIVALTLLTAILMHNASTYLQFDSDWRASVQSDITYYEEFREEEPFADQQILLANYRLEQDIPPNYAVSDSVWMFTMNNNGVIMLVSLFIIAIAATIVSSEFKQGTIKLLLVRPPSRIKVLLSKYVAVLIYAFTFLAVLWISSFLIGALFFGFDNQIVHLYVVDGEVRERAYWLQSILVFLSNMPMTILLATLAFAISAMFSSDIMAIAISIAGQFLGLVANIILLDFYDWAIFLPFVNDLSQYVMDGMPLSELISPLFSSIVLFCYWLLFIGIALLVFHKREIKPS; from the coding sequence ATGATTGGATTAATTCAGAATGAACTTATGAAGCAAAATGCACGCATAAGTACGTGGATTATGCTTATTTTCATCGTAGCCCTCACCTTATTAACAGCTATTTTGATGCATAATGCCTCTACCTATCTTCAATTTGATTCAGATTGGCGCGCATCCGTTCAATCAGATATTACTTATTATGAAGAGTTTAGAGAAGAAGAACCGTTTGCTGATCAACAGATTTTACTTGCAAACTATCGACTTGAACAAGATATTCCTCCAAATTATGCGGTTTCAGATAGTGTATGGATGTTCACCATGAATAACAATGGCGTCATCATGCTTGTGAGTTTATTTATTATTGCGATTGCCGCAACCATTGTCTCTTCAGAATTTAAACAAGGTACAATCAAATTGTTGCTTGTACGGCCACCTTCGCGTATAAAAGTACTACTATCAAAATATGTAGCCGTTCTCATTTACGCGTTTACCTTTCTTGCCGTTCTATGGATTTCATCTTTTCTTATTGGGGCATTGTTTTTCGGCTTTGATAATCAAATCGTTCATCTATACGTAGTCGATGGAGAAGTGCGAGAAAGAGCATACTGGCTTCAATCCATTCTTGTATTTCTTTCTAACATGCCAATGACTATTTTACTTGCTACGTTGGCTTTTGCTATTTCAGCTATGTTTTCGAGTGATATTATGGCCATTGCCATTAGCATTGCCGGTCAATTTCTAGGACTAGTAGCAAACATTATATTATTGGACTTTTACGATTGGGCTATCTTTTTGCCGTTTGTCAATGATCTAAGTCAATACGTTATGGATGGGATGCCTCTTTCCGAGTTAATTAGTCCTCTCTTCTCTTCTATCGTCCTATTTTGTTATTGGTTGCTTTTTATCGGAATCGCTTTATTGGTCTTTCATAAACGTGAGATTAAACCTTCTTAA